The proteins below come from a single Miscanthus floridulus cultivar M001 chromosome 1, ASM1932011v1, whole genome shotgun sequence genomic window:
- the LOC136469209 gene encoding uncharacterized protein gives MAMRLLSPSTPPPLFPSPGPKAPASISTSSSSNSSVRLRRVRGVCSGWRGCGGRVRPGRRTLRGGGASSGSGGAATLGGRSALPPLSLRRIQRALSPLYLKLCATSRSNEQAARSTSRRPNPCRLSALASLPAELRLPLTPPASSLLCMASLPRDPLLFPAPRRRGPAAAPRRAASPPPAQARARALALPPARGRDESERGAAPAVCVARG, from the coding sequence ATGGCGATGCGGCTCCTGTCCCCCTCCACGCCGCCCCCACTCTTCCCGAGCCCCGGCCCAAAGGCACCTGCCTCCATCTCCACATCATCTTCCTCCAACTCCTCCGTCCGCTTGCGCCGCGTGCGCGGCGTCTGCAGTGGCTGGCGCGGCTGCGGCGGACGGGTCCGACCAGGACGGCGGACGCTTCGAGGGGGAGGCGCGAGCTCTGGATCCGGCGGCGCGGCAACCCTAGGAGGCCGGTCGGCGctccctcctctctccctccgGCGGATCCAGCGCGCCCTCTCTCCTCTCTACCTCAAGCTCTGCGCGACGAGCAGATCCAACGAGCAGGCGGCTAGATCGACGAGCAGGCGGCCGAATCCATGCCGGTTGAGCGCCCTGGCCTCCCTCCCCGCCGAGCTCCGCTTGCCTCTCACCCCGCCGGCGAGCTCCCTCCTCTGCATGGCCTCCCTCCCCCGCGACCCTCTCCTCTTCCCCGCGCCACGCCGGAGGGGGCCCGCCGCGGCTCCCCGTCGCGCAGCTTCTCCGCCTCCGGCGCAGGCGCGGGCTCGGGCCCTAGCTCTGCCTCCGGCGCGCGGGAGAGACGAGAGCGAGAGAGGGGCAGCACCGGCAGTTTGCGTCGCGCGTGGATGA
- the LOC136552670 gene encoding uncharacterized protein isoform X2 translates to MAVTIGPGAQITQPITAQTDTHGTGPAQLLGSGREGDPPPPPLQSLPCHEEPSAAEWWKGGRGRREQGTRAAEHGARWRAACAHARSMPSHAPTNRRTRTSRWTALPRRRTTHPVRTRAPAMDDMGVESQRELTTAAPVAGPGTGSRPPGGGGRKHLSSIANHVLRQCSLTLDRSVNDLVADFELGLKTAAVGNYSRKLVEFCSLQALQIIASHDIGEKISDGSLSRFTFDMMLAWETPTPSDQQESIAKEREDRKEPLGENEAVMGDETSLFYSDIMPLLVNEEPTVGEEAYVWFGSVFPLACDVVNARFTFEALTATTTNRLHYPAYDRFLKEMDKSFKFFQDLPTPTGVEFAEDEFILHMEGTAGTQRVVRHIGTTSWPGRLTLTNKALYFEASGKISYETAIKVDLSDTGIEHQISTASTGPFGVPLFDKAIVFESLSEPLVLEFPEMTSSTRRDMWLTLIREVLFIHRFISMYNIVSPIHKWEVHSRIILGVIRLHAAREMLRMSPPPASSFLVFSLYDDMPKGDFVLEQLASNLKQTSTITRLSASYVFKGLSKSYVTPLSAELAKDHDADSSSHEQPLASLENKIGQVKDEAREVTAANAAIEGMKDEGISDSLLVLVGLVGPIGKLRPVIQQITSWERPLVTGTILAVALLTIYNEWFSYVLAASLILAAGLMVWARQRKIGMICSEVIIDTSSSDKTTMESIVEAQQSLQKVHKYVKTANVAILRLWSIALARSPKHTETMIWMLTGAAVVVAVIPFKYILIGLMAGSFAANTRVARAMLNPQGGRRWREWWESIPAVPVRTVHS, encoded by the exons ATGGCGGTGACAATCGGCCCGGGAGCCCAGATCACTCAACCCATCACGGCCCAAACGGATACACACGGGACAGGGCCCGCACAGCTTTTGGGCTCGGGCCGGGAGGgtgacccgccgccgccgccgctccaatCACTCCCATGCCATGAGGAGCCGAGTGCCGCCGAGTGGTGGAAGGGAGGACGTGGCAGGCGGGAGCAGGGGACGCGTGCAGCGGAGCACGGGGCGAGGTGGCGAGCTGCATGTGCTCATGCACGCAGCATGCCCAGCCACGCACCAACGAATAGGCGCACGCGCACATCGCGATGGACCGCGCTTCCGCGTAGAAGGACGACGCATCCAGTGCGCACCCGCGCCCCAGCCATGGACGACATGGGTGTCGAGAGCCAGCGGGAGTTGACGACGGCCGCGCCGGTGGCGGGACCCGGCACGGGAAGCAGGCCGCCGGGCGGGGGCGGGCGGAAGCACCTCTCCTCCATCGCCAACCACGTGCTCCGGCAATGTTCACT GACATTGGATAGGAGTGTCAATGATTTGGTGGCAGATTTCGAGTTGGGCTTAAAGACTGCAGCAGTTGGCAACTATTCAAGAAAACTAGTTGAGTTTTGCAGTCTTCAGGCCCTGCAAATTATCGCATCACATGATATTGGGGAGAAGATAAGTGACGGTTCGCTAAGTCGGTTCACCTTCGATATGATGCTAGCTTGGGAAACCCCTACTCCATCGGATCAACAG GAGAGCATAGCGAAAGAAAGGGAAGATAGGAAGGAGCCACTTGGAGAAAATGAAGCTGTGATGGGTGATGAGACGTCACTGTTCTATTCAGATATCATGCCTCTTCTT GTGAATGAAGAGCCAACTGTTGGGGAAGAAGCGTACGTGTGGTTTGGATCTGTATTCCCTTTGGCTTGTGACGTCGTCAATGCTCGATTCACATTTGAAGCTCTCACTGCTACCACAACTAACAGGCTGCATTATCCTGCTTATGACAGATTCCTGAAAGAAATGGATAA GTCCTTCAAGTTCTTTCAAGATTTGCCAACTCCAACTGGAGTTGAATTCGCTGAAGATGAATTCATTTTGCACATGGAGGGCACAGCAGGAACACAAAGGGTAGTCAGGCACATTGGAACCACTAGTTGGCCAG GCCGACTGACTCTGACAAACAAGGCACTATATTTTGAGGCTTCCGGAAAAATTTCATACGAAACTGCTATCAAGGTTGATCTTTCAGACACTGGAATAGAACACCAAATTAGCACTGCTTCAACAGGCCCTTTTGGTGTGCCTTTGTTTGACAAAGCCATTGTGTTTGAGTCACT ATCAGAACCTCTGGTTTTGGAGTTCCCCGAGATGACTAGCTCAACAAGGCGCGATATGTGGCTTACTCTGATCAGAGAAGTACTCTTTATCCACCGTTTTATATCAATGTACAACATAGTATCCCCCATTCACAAATGGGAGGTACACTCTAGAATCATATTGGGAGTAATAAGGCTCCACGCCGCAAGAGAGATGCTACGGATGTCACCACCGCCCGCTTCTAGCTTTTTAGTGTTCTCACTGTATGATGACATGCCTAAAGGTGATTTTGTGCTTGAGCAACTAGCAAGCAATCTGAAACAGACCTCCACTATTACCCGATTGAGTGCATCCTATGTATTCAAGGGTTTAAGCAAATCTTATGTCACGCCTTTGAGTGCGGAGCTAGCCAAAGACCATGACGCAGACTCAAGTAGCCACGAGCAGCCCCTGGCATCCCTGGAAAACAAGATAGGTCAAGTGAAAGATGAAGCCAGGGAAGTCACTGCTGCCAATGCTGCCATTGAAGGGATGAAGGATGAAGGCATCTCCGATAGTCTTCTTGTACTGGTG GGGTTGGTCGGTCCCATCGGCAAACTGCGCCCAGTGATCCAGCAGATAACCTCGTGGGAGCGGCCGCTTGTTACTGGCACTATCCTTGCTGTAGCTCTGCTAACCATATACAA TGAATGGTTCAGTTATGTGTTAGCTGCATCCCTGATACTGGCAGCTGGCCTGATGGTTTGGGCAAGGCAAAGAAAGATAGGCATGATATGCTCGGAAGTGATCATCGATACTTCTTCCTCGGACAAGACAACAATGGAGAGCATAGTGGAGGCACAGCAAAGCCTACAAAAAGTGCACAAGTACGTCAAGACAGCAAACGTTGCCATCCTCAGGTTGTGGTCGATAGCGCTAGCAAGGTCGCCAAAG CACACAGAGACGATGATTTGGATGCTGACCggggctgcggtggtggtggccgTGATCCCGTTCAAGTACATTCTGATCGGGCTGATGGCGGGCAGCTTCGCAGCGAACACGAGGGTCGCGAGGGCCATGTTGAACCCACAGggtggccggcggtggagggAGTGGTGGGAGTCCATACCCGCCGTCCCCGTTCGTACAGTTCACTCTTGA
- the LOC136552670 gene encoding uncharacterized protein isoform X1, producing MAVTIGPGAQITQPITAQTDTHGTGPAQLLGSGREGDPPPPPLQSLPCHEEPSAAEWWKGGRGRREQGTRAAEHGARWRAACAHARSMPSHAPTNRRTRTSRWTALPRRRTTHPVRTRAPAMDDMGVESQRELTTAAPVAGPGTGSRPPGGGGRKHLSSIANHVLRQCSLTLDRSVNDLVADFELGLKTAAVGNYSRKLVEFCSLQALQIIASHDIGEKISDGSLSRFTFDMMLAWETPTPSDQQVTMESIAKEREDRKEPLGENEAVMGDETSLFYSDIMPLLVNEEPTVGEEAYVWFGSVFPLACDVVNARFTFEALTATTTNRLHYPAYDRFLKEMDKSFKFFQDLPTPTGVEFAEDEFILHMEGTAGTQRVVRHIGTTSWPGRLTLTNKALYFEASGKISYETAIKVDLSDTGIEHQISTASTGPFGVPLFDKAIVFESLSEPLVLEFPEMTSSTRRDMWLTLIREVLFIHRFISMYNIVSPIHKWEVHSRIILGVIRLHAAREMLRMSPPPASSFLVFSLYDDMPKGDFVLEQLASNLKQTSTITRLSASYVFKGLSKSYVTPLSAELAKDHDADSSSHEQPLASLENKIGQVKDEAREVTAANAAIEGMKDEGISDSLLVLVGLVGPIGKLRPVIQQITSWERPLVTGTILAVALLTIYNEWFSYVLAASLILAAGLMVWARQRKIGMICSEVIIDTSSSDKTTMESIVEAQQSLQKVHKYVKTANVAILRLWSIALARSPKHTETMIWMLTGAAVVVAVIPFKYILIGLMAGSFAANTRVARAMLNPQGGRRWREWWESIPAVPVRTVHS from the exons ATGGCGGTGACAATCGGCCCGGGAGCCCAGATCACTCAACCCATCACGGCCCAAACGGATACACACGGGACAGGGCCCGCACAGCTTTTGGGCTCGGGCCGGGAGGgtgacccgccgccgccgccgctccaatCACTCCCATGCCATGAGGAGCCGAGTGCCGCCGAGTGGTGGAAGGGAGGACGTGGCAGGCGGGAGCAGGGGACGCGTGCAGCGGAGCACGGGGCGAGGTGGCGAGCTGCATGTGCTCATGCACGCAGCATGCCCAGCCACGCACCAACGAATAGGCGCACGCGCACATCGCGATGGACCGCGCTTCCGCGTAGAAGGACGACGCATCCAGTGCGCACCCGCGCCCCAGCCATGGACGACATGGGTGTCGAGAGCCAGCGGGAGTTGACGACGGCCGCGCCGGTGGCGGGACCCGGCACGGGAAGCAGGCCGCCGGGCGGGGGCGGGCGGAAGCACCTCTCCTCCATCGCCAACCACGTGCTCCGGCAATGTTCACT GACATTGGATAGGAGTGTCAATGATTTGGTGGCAGATTTCGAGTTGGGCTTAAAGACTGCAGCAGTTGGCAACTATTCAAGAAAACTAGTTGAGTTTTGCAGTCTTCAGGCCCTGCAAATTATCGCATCACATGATATTGGGGAGAAGATAAGTGACGGTTCGCTAAGTCGGTTCACCTTCGATATGATGCTAGCTTGGGAAACCCCTACTCCATCGGATCAACAGGTCACCATG GAGAGCATAGCGAAAGAAAGGGAAGATAGGAAGGAGCCACTTGGAGAAAATGAAGCTGTGATGGGTGATGAGACGTCACTGTTCTATTCAGATATCATGCCTCTTCTT GTGAATGAAGAGCCAACTGTTGGGGAAGAAGCGTACGTGTGGTTTGGATCTGTATTCCCTTTGGCTTGTGACGTCGTCAATGCTCGATTCACATTTGAAGCTCTCACTGCTACCACAACTAACAGGCTGCATTATCCTGCTTATGACAGATTCCTGAAAGAAATGGATAA GTCCTTCAAGTTCTTTCAAGATTTGCCAACTCCAACTGGAGTTGAATTCGCTGAAGATGAATTCATTTTGCACATGGAGGGCACAGCAGGAACACAAAGGGTAGTCAGGCACATTGGAACCACTAGTTGGCCAG GCCGACTGACTCTGACAAACAAGGCACTATATTTTGAGGCTTCCGGAAAAATTTCATACGAAACTGCTATCAAGGTTGATCTTTCAGACACTGGAATAGAACACCAAATTAGCACTGCTTCAACAGGCCCTTTTGGTGTGCCTTTGTTTGACAAAGCCATTGTGTTTGAGTCACT ATCAGAACCTCTGGTTTTGGAGTTCCCCGAGATGACTAGCTCAACAAGGCGCGATATGTGGCTTACTCTGATCAGAGAAGTACTCTTTATCCACCGTTTTATATCAATGTACAACATAGTATCCCCCATTCACAAATGGGAGGTACACTCTAGAATCATATTGGGAGTAATAAGGCTCCACGCCGCAAGAGAGATGCTACGGATGTCACCACCGCCCGCTTCTAGCTTTTTAGTGTTCTCACTGTATGATGACATGCCTAAAGGTGATTTTGTGCTTGAGCAACTAGCAAGCAATCTGAAACAGACCTCCACTATTACCCGATTGAGTGCATCCTATGTATTCAAGGGTTTAAGCAAATCTTATGTCACGCCTTTGAGTGCGGAGCTAGCCAAAGACCATGACGCAGACTCAAGTAGCCACGAGCAGCCCCTGGCATCCCTGGAAAACAAGATAGGTCAAGTGAAAGATGAAGCCAGGGAAGTCACTGCTGCCAATGCTGCCATTGAAGGGATGAAGGATGAAGGCATCTCCGATAGTCTTCTTGTACTGGTG GGGTTGGTCGGTCCCATCGGCAAACTGCGCCCAGTGATCCAGCAGATAACCTCGTGGGAGCGGCCGCTTGTTACTGGCACTATCCTTGCTGTAGCTCTGCTAACCATATACAA TGAATGGTTCAGTTATGTGTTAGCTGCATCCCTGATACTGGCAGCTGGCCTGATGGTTTGGGCAAGGCAAAGAAAGATAGGCATGATATGCTCGGAAGTGATCATCGATACTTCTTCCTCGGACAAGACAACAATGGAGAGCATAGTGGAGGCACAGCAAAGCCTACAAAAAGTGCACAAGTACGTCAAGACAGCAAACGTTGCCATCCTCAGGTTGTGGTCGATAGCGCTAGCAAGGTCGCCAAAG CACACAGAGACGATGATTTGGATGCTGACCggggctgcggtggtggtggccgTGATCCCGTTCAAGTACATTCTGATCGGGCTGATGGCGGGCAGCTTCGCAGCGAACACGAGGGTCGCGAGGGCCATGTTGAACCCACAGggtggccggcggtggagggAGTGGTGGGAGTCCATACCCGCCGTCCCCGTTCGTACAGTTCACTCTTGA
- the LOC136552711 gene encoding uncharacterized protein, translated as MGSLGPTVSLSIMAKPSGQQPEMERKDGGVFGGGCCVFRMPLHYPRYKKADYESMPEWRVDCLLREYGLPADGDLDSKRRFAMGAFLWPDQY; from the coding sequence ATGGGATCCTTGGGCCCCACCGTGAGCTTGAGCATCATGGCCAAGCCCAGCGGCCAGCAGCCGGAGATGGAGAGGAAGGACGGCGGTGTCTTTGGTGGCGGCTGCTGCGTCTTCCGGATGCCGCTGCACTACCCGCGCTACAAGAAGGCGGACTACGAGAGCATGCCGGAGTGGCGCGTCGACTGCCTGCTCCGCGAGTACGGCCTCCCCGCCGACGGCGACCTCGACAGCAAGCGCCGCTTCGCCATGGGCGCCTTCCTCTGGCCCGACCAGTACTGA
- the LOC136469217 gene encoding uncharacterized protein, translating into MPKLQFPKFDGVNPKVWRDNCESYFELYQLPEGMWITAAHLHFEGNAAKWYQAYKQTHHFSNWDHFCSVVEEEFGSDDFRSAMNELLELKQTGTVEEYTNQFHNLQFDITMHNPHYDEMFFTPQYVRGLKDEIRGMVEPQMPTTVQKAAILAKIQQKLVDRNKGRSNRIPQHFRPYTPVKIDTKPQAQSSTLWKDRQLRDYRKANGLCFHCGEKFVPGHLEVCPKRNKPQAHALALNDLDRELSDEVLNDLAIEDQLQEDFGQLSLNALSSQDPTNCIKLKTRVKDKVMLILVDSGSTHSFINSQFVQLAHLQTIPITPKKVKVANGNWIVTDRVVPNLQCYCQGQTFAVNMVVLDMDPYDAILGFDWLQAHSPMECDWKNKTISFAEKGRIIQLQGLQDPPLQLSAISAHKTYNATKGNDVWAFVLLDHAPPQSLSLTAVTTQSTEITTLLHCYSDVFQDPKVLPPQRTYDHAIPLLPGAVPINSRPYHYSPMHKTEIENQVQQLLQAGLITHSHSPFASPVLLVKKKMALGDSVWITES; encoded by the coding sequence ATGCCAAAACTCCAATTTCCCAAGTTTGATGGTGTCAACCCAAAGGTCTGGAGAGATAATTGTGAGAGTTATTTTGAACTATATCAATTACCTGAAGGTATGTGGATAACTGCAGCTCATCTCCATTTTGAGGGTAATGCAGCTAAATGGTACCAGGCATACAAACAGACTCACCATTTCAGCAATTGGGATCACTTCTGCTCAGTGGTAGAAGAGGAGTTTGGCTCAGATGATTTCAGAAGTGCCATGAATGAATTGCTTGAATTGAAACAGACAGGAACGGTAGAGGAATATACTAATCAGTTCCACAATCTCCAATTTGACATTACTATGCACAATCCACACTATGATGAGATGTTCTTTACACCACAATATGTGAGGGGATTGAAGGATGAAATTCGAGGCATGGTAGAGCCCCAGATGCCCACTACAGTGCAGAAAGCAGCTATCCTGGCTAAGATTCAGCAGAAACTGGTGGACAGAAACAAAGGCAGATCCAATAGAATTCCACAACACTTCAGACCATATACACCAGTCAAGATTGACACCAAGCCCCAAGCTCAATCCAGTACCCTATGGAAAGACAGACAACTTAGGGACTACAGAAAAGCAAATGGTTTATGCTTTCACTGTGGTGAGAAATTTGTTCCTGGACATTTGGAGGTATGCCCCAAAAGAAACAAACCTCAGGCACATGCTCTTGCTCTCAATGACTTGGATAGGGAACTTTCTGATGAAGTTCTCAATGACTTGGCAATAGAGGATCAGTTACAGGAAGACTTTGGTCAATTATCACTCAATGCCCTTTCTAGTCAGGATCCTACTAACTGTATCAAACTTAAAACAAGAGTCAAAGATAAAGTCATGTTGATCCTGGTGGACAGTGGCAGTACCCACAGTTTCATCAATTCTCAGTTTGTACAGTTAGCACACCTCCAAACTATCCCTATAACACCAAAGAAAGTCAAGGTAGCAAATGGAAACTGGATTGTTACTGATAGGGTAGTACCTAATCTGCAGTGTTACTGTCAAGGCCAAACATTTGCAGTTAATATGGTGGTATTGGACATGGACCCATATGATGCCATCCTAGGATTTGATTGGCTACAGGCTCACAGTCCTATGGAATGTGACTGGAAAAACAAAACCATCAGTTTTGCAGAGAAAGGGAGAATCATCCAACTTCAAGGGTTGCAAGATCCACCTTTGCAACTGTCGGCTATATCAGCACACAAGACCTACAATGCTACCAAAGGCAATGATGTCTGGGCATTTGTGCTGTTAGATCATGCACCACCACAATCTCTATCACTTACAGCAGTCACAACTCAATCAACAGAGATCACAACACTGCTACACTGCTACAGTGATGTCTTTCAGGATCCTAAGGTCTTACCACCGCAGCGTACTTATGATCATGCCATTCCCCTGCTACCAGGGGCAGTCCCAATTAACTCTAGGCCATACCATTATTCACCTATGCATAAGACTGAAATAGAGAATCAAGTTCAGCAGTTACTGCAAGCAGGACTCATTACTCATAGTCACAGTCCTTTTGCTTCACCAGTTCTCTTAGTCAAAAAAAAGATGGCTCTTGGCGATTCTGTGTGGATTACAGAAAGTTGA
- the LOC136552681 gene encoding CMP-sialic acid transporter 1-like has product MQWYLVAALLTVLTSSQGILTTLSQSNGKYKYDYATIPFLAELFKLSVSGFFLWKECHSSSPPRMTKEWRSVQLYVVPSVIYLIHNNVQFATLTYVDPSTYQIMGNLKIVTTGILFRLVLKRKLSNLQWMAIVLLAVGTTASQVKGCGDAPCDSLFSAPLQGYMLGILSACLSALAGVYTEYLMKKNNDSLYWQNAQLYTFGVMFNMGWLIYGDFKAGFELGPWWQRLFNGYSITTWMVVFNLGSTGLLVSWLMKYSDNIVKVYSTSMAMLLTMVLSIYLFSVKATIQLFLGIIICIISLQMYFMPVHMLVELPQTLPVTSK; this is encoded by the exons ATGCAGTGGTACTTGGTGGCCGCGCTCCTCACCGTCCTCACCAGCTCCCAG GGAATATTGACCACCCTTTCCCAGAGCAATGGCAAATACAAGTATGATTATGCCACAATTCCTTTTTTAGCTGAGCTCTTCAAG TTATCTGTCTCAGGCTTCTTCCTCTGGAAGGAATGCCATTCTTCATCTCCACCAAGGATGACAAAGGAATGGAGGAGCGTGCAACTATATGTTGTTCCTTCAGTCATATACCTCATCCACAACAATGTCCAGTTTGCGACATTGACCTATGTTGACCCGTCTACCTATCAGATAATGGGAAACCTGAAAATTGTCACAACTGGGATTTTGTTTAG GCTTGTCCTAAAAAGGAAGTTGTCCAATCTACAATGGATGGCAATTGTTTTATTGGCTGTTGGTACAACTGCAAGCCAG GTGAAAGGATGTGGAGATGCACCATGTGATTCTCTTTTCTCAGCACCATTGCAGGGTTACATGCTTGGAATACTTTCTGCTTGTCTTTCAGCTCTAGCTGGTGTGTACACAGaatacttgatgaagaagaataaTGATAGTTTGTACTGGCAAAATGCACAATTATATAC GTTTGGAGTTATGTTTAACATGGGCTGGCTAATTTATGGTGATTTTAAAGCTGGATTTGAGCTGGGTCCATGGTGGCAGCGCCTTTTTAATGGTTATTCGATCACAACATGGATGGTAGTGTTCAATTTAGGATCTACTGGTCTTCTAGTATCATGGTTGATGAAATATTCTGACAATATAGTCAAG GTGTACTCAACTTCAATGGCAATGCTTTTGACCATGGTTTTATCTATATATCTTTTCAGTGTGAAAGCTACAATTCAG CTCTTCTTGGGCATTATCATTTGTATAATTTCCCTGCAGATGTATTTTATGCCTGTGCACATGCTTGTTGAATTGCCACAAACTTTGCCTGTAACATCAAAGTAG